A single Orcinus orca chromosome 2, mOrcOrc1.1, whole genome shotgun sequence DNA region contains:
- the GPATCH2L gene encoding G patch domain-containing protein 2-like isoform X12 gives MRSQREAPAGRLGPKSRGRRRCGLMDELVHDLASALEQTSEQNKLGELWEEMALSPRQQRRQLRKRRGRKRRSDFTHLAEHTCCYSEASESSLDEAIKDCREMAPVTNFSDSDDTMVAKRHPALNAIVKSKQHSWHESDSFTENAPCRPLRRRRKVKRVTSEVAASLQQKLKVSDWSYERGCRFKSAKKQRLSRWKENTPWTSSGHGLCEAAENRTFLSKTGRKERMECEADEQKQGSDENMSECETSSVCSSSDTGLFTNDEGRQALF, from the exons ATGAGGTCACAGAGGGAAGCCCCGGCGGGGAGACTCGGCCCCAAAAGCCGCGGCCGTCGGAG ATGTGGCCTCATGGATGAGCTGGTACATGACTTAGCCTCAGCCTTGGAGCAGACATCTGAGCAGAATAAGCTTGGTGAGCTGTGGGAGGAGATGGCGCTGAGCCCTCGGCAGCAGAGGCGGCAGCTTCGCAAACGGAGAGGCCGGAAGCGCCGTTCAGACTTCACTCACCTGGCAGAGCATACCTGCTGCTACAGCGAGGCCTCTGAGTCAAGTCTGGATGAGGCCATCAAGGACTGTCGAGAAATGGCCCCAGTCACCAATTTTAGTGACTCTGATGACACTATGGTAGCCAAACGGCACCCAGCTCTTAACGCCATTGTTAAGAGTAAGCAACATTCTTGGCATGAATCTGACTCCTTTACTGAAAATGCACCTTGTCGACCGCTGAGGCGCCGACGGAAGGTGAAGCGCGTAACATCAGAGGTGGCTGCCAGCCTTCAGCAGAAGCTCAAGGTGTCAGATTGGAGCTATGAGAGAGGCTGCAGGTTCAAGTCTGCTAAGAAGCAGCGTCTGTCCCGGTGGAAGGAGAATACTCCCTGGACCTCATCAGGTCACGGGTTGTGCGAAGCAGCAGAAAATAGGACTTTCCTAAGCAAAacgggaaggaaagaaaggatggaGTGTGAAGCAGATGAACAAAAACAGGGCTCTGATGAGAATATGTCAGAATG tgAAACCAGCAGTGTGTGTAGCAGCAGTGACACAGGGCTCTTTACCAACGATGAAGGACGGCAAG